The following coding sequences are from one Coffea arabica cultivar ET-39 chromosome 11e, Coffea Arabica ET-39 HiFi, whole genome shotgun sequence window:
- the LOC113719121 gene encoding purple acid phosphatase 8-like isoform X1, whose amino-acid sequence MASKNLQNIILLYKIILICGLCLVYSKAELPRFEHPIKPDGSLSILVVGDWGRRGAYNQTEVAAQSLPLVSKGFVAQVIRHPIASFPGGDKMAKIGGQMDPDFIISTGDNFYEDGLTGIEDPAFEESFSNIYLGPSLQKQWYSVLGNHDYRGDVLAQLDPILRQKDSKWLCLRSFILNTDVAEFFFIDTTPFVDKYFFRPEDDKYDWRGVLPREEYLSNQLKHLDTALKESSSNWKIVVGHHTLKSAGDHGITVELEERLLPVLQENNVDLYVNGHDHCLEHISSPDSPLQFLTSGGGSKAWRGNVRPWSPEELKLYYDGQGFMTMKLTKYDVYIQFYDIVGDILHQWSRSKGFYST is encoded by the exons ATGGCTTCCAAGAACCTCCAGAATATCATTCTTCTCTACAAGATCATTCTCATTTGTGGGCTGTGTTTGGTTTACTCAAAAGCTGAACTTCCAAGGTTTGAACATCCCATCAAACCTGATGGATCGCTCAGTATCCTGGTTGTTGGAGACTGGGGAAGAAGAGGTGCTTATAACCAAACAGAAGTTGCAGCTCAG AGCTTGCCTCTCGTCAGCAAAGGTTTTGTTGCCCAAGTTATTAGGCATCCAATAGCTAGCTTTCCTGGTGGAGATAAG ATGGCAAAAATTGGAGGCCAGATGGACCCAGATTTCATCATTTCTACGGGAGACAATTTTTACGAAGACGGATTGACTGGTATTGAGGATCCAGCATTCGAGGAGTCATTTAGCAAtatctatttggggccaagccTGCAAAAGCAGTGGTACAGTG TTTTGGGAAACCATGACTATAGAGGTGATGTTTTGGCACAGTTGGATCCCATCCTCAGACAAAAAGATAGCAAATGGTTATGTCTTAGATCTTTTATCCTCAATACAG ATGTTGCGGAATTTTTCTTCATCGATACAACGCCATTCGTAGATAAATATTTCTTCCGCCCAGAAGATGATAAATATGACTGGAGAGGAGTGCTGCCCAGAGAGGAATATCTCTCAAATCAGTTGAAG CATTTAGACACAGCCCTAAAGGAATCAAGTTCAAATTGGAAGATAGTTGTTGGTCACCATACACTGAAAAGTGCTGGAGATCATGGAATCACAGTTGAGCTTGAGGAAAGACTTCTTCCAGTTCTTCAG GAAAACAATGTTGATCTTTACGTTAATGGACATGACCACTGCTTGGAACACATCAGTAGCCCTGACAG TCCACTCCAATTTCTGACGAGTGGTGGAGGATCAAAGGCATGGAGGGGAAATGTTCGGCCATGGAGCCCTGAGGAGTTGAAGTTGTATTATGATGGACAAGGTTTCATGACCATGAAACTCACCAAGTATGATGTTTATATCCAGTTCTATGATATTGTTGGCGACATTTTGCACCAATGGAgccgttcaaaagggttttactCCACGTAA
- the LOC113719121 gene encoding purple acid phosphatase 3-like isoform X5: MMAKIGGQMDPDFIISTGDNFYEDGLTGIEDPAFEESFSNIYLGPSLQKQWYSVLGNHDYRGDVLAQLDPILRQKDSKWLCLRSFILNTDVAEFFFIDTTPFVDKYFFRPEDDKYDWRGVLPREEYLSNQLKHLDTALKESSSNWKIVVGHHTLKSAGDHGITVELEERLLPVLQENNVDLYVNGHDHCLEHISSPDSPLQFLTSGGGSKAWRGNVRPWSPEELKLYYDGQGFMTMKLTKYDVYIQFYDIVGDILHQWSRSKGFYST; this comes from the exons ATG ATGGCAAAAATTGGAGGCCAGATGGACCCAGATTTCATCATTTCTACGGGAGACAATTTTTACGAAGACGGATTGACTGGTATTGAGGATCCAGCATTCGAGGAGTCATTTAGCAAtatctatttggggccaagccTGCAAAAGCAGTGGTACAGTG TTTTGGGAAACCATGACTATAGAGGTGATGTTTTGGCACAGTTGGATCCCATCCTCAGACAAAAAGATAGCAAATGGTTATGTCTTAGATCTTTTATCCTCAATACAG ATGTTGCGGAATTTTTCTTCATCGATACAACGCCATTCGTAGATAAATATTTCTTCCGCCCAGAAGATGATAAATATGACTGGAGAGGAGTGCTGCCCAGAGAGGAATATCTCTCAAATCAGTTGAAG CATTTAGACACAGCCCTAAAGGAATCAAGTTCAAATTGGAAGATAGTTGTTGGTCACCATACACTGAAAAGTGCTGGAGATCATGGAATCACAGTTGAGCTTGAGGAAAGACTTCTTCCAGTTCTTCAG GAAAACAATGTTGATCTTTACGTTAATGGACATGACCACTGCTTGGAACACATCAGTAGCCCTGACAG TCCACTCCAATTTCTGACGAGTGGTGGAGGATCAAAGGCATGGAGGGGAAATGTTCGGCCATGGAGCCCTGAGGAGTTGAAGTTGTATTATGATGGACAAGGTTTCATGACCATGAAACTCACCAAGTATGATGTTTATATCCAGTTCTATGATATTGTTGGCGACATTTTGCACCAATGGAgccgttcaaaagggttttactCCACGTAA
- the LOC113719121 gene encoding purple acid phosphatase 8-like isoform X3 — protein sequence MASKNLQNIILLYKIILICGLCLVYSKAELPRFEHPIKPDGSLSILVVGDWGRRGAYNQTEVAAQMAKIGGQMDPDFIISTGDNFYEDGLTGIEDPAFEESFSNIYLGPSLQKQWYSVLGNHDYRGDVLAQLDPILRQKDSKWLCLRSFILNTDVAEFFFIDTTPFVDKYFFRPEDDKYDWRGVLPREEYLSNQLKHLDTALKESSSNWKIVVGHHTLKSAGDHGITVELEERLLPVLQENNVDLYVNGHDHCLEHISSPDSPLQFLTSGGGSKAWRGNVRPWSPEELKLYYDGQGFMTMKLTKYDVYIQFYDIVGDILHQWSRSKGFYST from the exons ATGGCTTCCAAGAACCTCCAGAATATCATTCTTCTCTACAAGATCATTCTCATTTGTGGGCTGTGTTTGGTTTACTCAAAAGCTGAACTTCCAAGGTTTGAACATCCCATCAAACCTGATGGATCGCTCAGTATCCTGGTTGTTGGAGACTGGGGAAGAAGAGGTGCTTATAACCAAACAGAAGTTGCAGCTCAG ATGGCAAAAATTGGAGGCCAGATGGACCCAGATTTCATCATTTCTACGGGAGACAATTTTTACGAAGACGGATTGACTGGTATTGAGGATCCAGCATTCGAGGAGTCATTTAGCAAtatctatttggggccaagccTGCAAAAGCAGTGGTACAGTG TTTTGGGAAACCATGACTATAGAGGTGATGTTTTGGCACAGTTGGATCCCATCCTCAGACAAAAAGATAGCAAATGGTTATGTCTTAGATCTTTTATCCTCAATACAG ATGTTGCGGAATTTTTCTTCATCGATACAACGCCATTCGTAGATAAATATTTCTTCCGCCCAGAAGATGATAAATATGACTGGAGAGGAGTGCTGCCCAGAGAGGAATATCTCTCAAATCAGTTGAAG CATTTAGACACAGCCCTAAAGGAATCAAGTTCAAATTGGAAGATAGTTGTTGGTCACCATACACTGAAAAGTGCTGGAGATCATGGAATCACAGTTGAGCTTGAGGAAAGACTTCTTCCAGTTCTTCAG GAAAACAATGTTGATCTTTACGTTAATGGACATGACCACTGCTTGGAACACATCAGTAGCCCTGACAG TCCACTCCAATTTCTGACGAGTGGTGGAGGATCAAAGGCATGGAGGGGAAATGTTCGGCCATGGAGCCCTGAGGAGTTGAAGTTGTATTATGATGGACAAGGTTTCATGACCATGAAACTCACCAAGTATGATGTTTATATCCAGTTCTATGATATTGTTGGCGACATTTTGCACCAATGGAgccgttcaaaagggttttactCCACGTAA